A genomic region of Amphiura filiformis chromosome 6, Afil_fr2py, whole genome shotgun sequence contains the following coding sequences:
- the LOC140154160 gene encoding uncharacterized protein yields MIEEEEIFNSHDVVSLFTNTPIEQSLQVIKSRLENDTTLKERTLLSVDEVLELLQFVLTTTYFLFRGTMYKQRFGAAMGSPVSPVVANLYMEFLEQKAIASAPLTCKPRLWKRYVDDILEIVQKIK; encoded by the coding sequence ATGATTGAAGAGGAGGAGATATTTAATTCACATGACGTAGTATCTCTGTTTACGAACACCCCAATTGAGCAATCATTACAAGTTATAAAATCGCGCTTGGAGAATGACACTACGCTGAAAGAAAGAACCCTACTCTCGGTTGATGAAGTGTTGGAGTTACTACAGTTTGTACTCACCACCACATATTTCCTTTTCCGCGGCACTATGTATAAACAACGATTTGGTGCTGCGATGGGTAGTCCCGTATCCCCGGTTGTAGCCAATCTCTACATggagtttttagaacaaaaggcCATAGCATCTGCCCCTCTCACATGTAAGCCACGGTTGTGGAAGAGATACGTGGACGATATATTGGAAATAGTGCAAAAGATCAAGTAG
- the LOC140154161 gene encoding 5-hydroxytryptamine receptor 1-like, whose product MDAANITGTVDGLIVTNLANESSTDDMNPGWTDGSLISGAPSQHPSPDMFTILVHTLLFIVGGLGNIGTILAFALDPKLREKPSDFIILALAVADSYICLVETTLVIITEVMKTWIFGEIGCRMRYAMLTCCINAGINLIVALSWDRYLLLAKEYGDYMKLQTRKMIIGHIIIAWLCAAILLL is encoded by the coding sequence ATGGATGCTGCTAATATTACAGGAACGGTTGATGGACTGATTGTGACAAACCTAGCCAATGAGTCCTCTACTGATGATATGAATCCTGGCTGGACTGATGGGAGTCTTATAAGTGGTGCCCCATCCCAACACCCCAGCCCTGACATGTTCACTATTCTGGTTCATACTTTATTGTTCATCGTTGGCGGTCTGGGAAATATCGGCACCATTTTAGCTTTTGCGTTAGATCCCAAACTACGTGAAAAACCGAGTGATTTCATCATCCTTGCACTCGCTGTCGCTGACTCTTACATATGTTTGGTTGAAACCACGTTGGTCATTATAACAGAAGTGATGAAGACCTGGATTTTTGGCGAAATTGGTTGCAGAATGCGTTATGCTATGTTGACCTGTTGTATCAACGCTGGAATAAACTTGATTGTTGCTTTAAGTTGGGATCGTTATCTCTTGCTTGCAAAAGAGTATGGCGACTATATGAAACTTCAGACAAGGAAGATGATCATTGGACATATAATCATAGCCTGGTTATGCGCAGCAATCCTGTTATTGTAG